A genome region from Deinococcus arcticus includes the following:
- a CDS encoding eCIS core domain-containing protein produces MTRLAVQRQAVREQLAALPQVEAAPIQRAAQSVPAKPQSPADWVTVMRHQAEQVEGKSLDTRQYAQFTALQRQVANTLVQGFCSDRGPAQARYDTYGEHLATLQRHEISAPVSRVVLGMVPAGERLALQRAVDTAVQRYEAEAALSATAAQRQTLQRQLAELDAEATQPVLQRIQARRGAGNPLPEAIQRHLEQGLNHDLSRVRIHDDAEADMLAKGVNAIAFTTGTDIFFQSGRFNPNTQSGLELLAHEVTHTVQQARGLVGPGVDPDAGLEAEARTMGGTSFQTHS; encoded by the coding sequence GTGACACGGCTTGCTGTCCAGCGCCAAGCCGTCCGCGAGCAATTGGCTGCCTTGCCCCAAGTGGAGGCTGCACCAATTCAACGGGCCGCCCAGTCCGTGCCCGCCAAGCCCCAGAGCCCCGCTGACTGGGTGACGGTGATGCGCCACCAGGCTGAGCAGGTCGAAGGCAAGTCCCTGGACACGCGGCAATATGCCCAGTTCACGGCGCTGCAACGGCAAGTGGCGAATACGTTGGTCCAAGGCTTCTGTTCAGATCGCGGCCCCGCCCAGGCCCGCTACGACACGTACGGCGAACACCTGGCGACGTTGCAGCGCCATGAAATCAGTGCGCCAGTGAGTCGGGTCGTCCTGGGCATGGTCCCGGCTGGGGAACGACTGGCCTTGCAGCGAGCCGTAGACACCGCCGTGCAACGCTATGAAGCAGAGGCGGCCCTATCAGCCACCGCTGCCCAACGCCAGACCCTACAGCGTCAGTTGGCCGAACTGGATGCGGAAGCGACGCAACCCGTCCTCCAACGGATTCAAGCGAGACGGGGCGCCGGCAATCCCTTGCCCGAAGCGATTCAACGGCACCTCGAGCAGGGGCTGAACCATGACCTGAGCCGTGTCCGCATCCACGATGATGCCGAAGCGGACATGCTGGCGAAAGGTGTCAATGCCATTGCGTTCACGACGGGCACAGATATTTTCTTCCAATCTGGGCGCTTCAATCCGAATACCCAGTCGGGCCTGGAACTGCTGGCCCATGAGGTGACGCATACGGTGCAGCAGGCTCGGGGGCTCGTGGGCCCAGGGGTGGACCCCGATGCCGGCCTTGAAGCTGAGGCGCGGACAATGGGGGGAACATCTTTCCAGACTCACTCCTAG